The Megasphaera stantonii genome includes a window with the following:
- a CDS encoding S-layer homology domain-containing protein — MYRYDYTYTSGGDSGGTSSTQYTLEKISDSAQSFFNGGGSSGTIEGDQSVSGNQTVDGSQTVTGGQTVTGGQDVTGDQTVTGDSTINGDQHVTGSTTTDGDQNVGGNQDVTGDSHVGGNQTVDGSQTVTGGQTVTGGQDVTGDQTVTGDSTINGDQHVTGSTTTDGDQNVGGSQDVTGDSHVGGNQTVDGSQTVTGGQTVTGGQDVTGDQTVTGDSTINGDQHVTGSTTTDGDQNVGGSQDVTGDSHVGGNQTVDGSQTVTGGQTVTGGQDVTGDQTVTGDSTINGDQHVTGSTTTDGDQNVGGSQDVTGDSHVGGDQTVDGNQDIGGNLTVEGNSTTNGNSTIHGNETIDGNLTTNGNSTTHGNSTVDGNENIMGDSHIWGSQTIDKDQTVGGDQDVEGDSSIQGNQEVGGNQDVVGDSHIQGNQTVDKNQTVGGNQDVVGDSHIQGSQTVDQNQTIGGNQDVIGDSHIQGSQTVDQNQTVGGNQDVVGDSHIQGSQTVDQNQTIGGNQDVVGDSHIQGSQTVDQNQTIGGNQDVVGDSHIQGNQTVDQNQTVGGNQDVVGDSHIQGNQTVDQNQTVGGNQDVVGDSHIQGSQTVDQNQTIGGNQDVVGDSHIQGSQTVDQNQTIGGNQDVIGDSHIQGNQTVDQNQTIGGNQDVVGDSHIQGNQTVDQNQTVGGNQDVVGDSHIQGSQTVDQNQTIGGNQDVVGDSHIQGSQTVDQNQTIGGNQDIIGDSHIQGNQTVDQNQTIGGNQDVVGDSHIQGNQTVDQNQTVGGNQDVVGDSHIQGSQTVDQNQTIGGNQDVVGDSHIQGSQTVDQNQTIGGNQDVVGDSHIQGNQTVDQNQTIGGNQDVVGDSHIQGSQTVDQNQTIGGNQDVVGDSHIQGSQTVDKDLSVGGNSHINGNQEIDGWQTVHGNQVVNGDQAVDGHLTVNGGATISGDTVMNGNQVVNGDSTITGNSYVTGNQSVTGNSHISGSQTVDGQLTVNGGEVINGDSTINGNQTVTGDFQASGNATIGGNLVTSGNADIYGDQTVSGNSTIGGNQTVNGHFTANNGEKIYGSSEIIGDSHIAGSQTIDGNQTVAGNSHVQGSQVIDKNLTVNGDGYVKGNQTVDGDQLVQGNAAVQGSIAVGKDLIVKGNAEVDGNQLVKGDSAIQGSQAIGKDLIVHGTSYVHDTNVDGKLNVSGSTSLGGTLEVTGPVLMHSDVAVGGNHYVAGSQEVLGNGIYHGSVAVGKDVMVGGSVVANGNVSGNNLYAANDVFIGGQSLSSRFGSLDSRISKVGAGAAALAGLHPLDYDPLNKWDFAAGYGHYSGADAVAIGAYYRPNENTMFSLAGTVGSDEDMLNAGLSIKFGPGTAGKSRAELTKQVAEMQEQNAKLAQEVQTMKQALYALVGMVDMTKVKEMPDVPQDHWAKDAVDHLAGNGVIEGYPDGTFKGDKTMTRYEIAEMLYKALQKGAQVDPQMLKEYAPELEALQGQHK, encoded by the coding sequence TTGTATCGTTATGATTATACCTATACAAGCGGTGGGGATAGCGGTGGTACATCATCAACACAGTACACCCTTGAAAAAATCTCAGATAGTGCTCAAAGTTTCTTTAACGGTGGTGGATCATCTGGAACGATTGAAGGAGATCAAAGTGTTAGTGGCAACCAGACGGTTGATGGCTCACAGACTGTTACCGGTGGCCAGACTGTCACAGGCGGCCAGGATGTTACGGGCGATCAGACGGTCACAGGTGACTCTACGATTAATGGCGATCAGCATGTCACCGGCTCCACCACGACCGACGGTGACCAGAACGTTGGCGGTAACCAAGATGTTACAGGTGATTCCCACGTTGGCGGCAATCAGACCGTCGACGGCTCGCAAACTGTAACTGGCGGCCAGACGGTAACCGGTGGTCAGGATGTCACGGGCGATCAGACGGTTACGGGCGACTCTACCATCAACGGCGATCAGCATGTCACCGGCTCCACCACGACCGACGGTGACCAGAACGTCGGTGGCAGCCAGGATGTAACAGGTGACAGCCATGTCGGCGGCAATCAGACTGTCGATGGCTCGCAGACTGTAACTGGCGGTCAGACCGTTACCGGTGGTCAAGATGTCACGGGCGATCAGACGGTTACGGGCGACTCTACCATCAACGGCGATCAGCATGTCACCGGCTCCACCACGACCGACGGTGACCAGAACGTCGGTGGCAGCCAGGATGTAACAGGTGACAGCCATGTCGGCGGCAATCAGACTGTCGATGGCTCGCAGACTGTAACTGGCGGTCAGACCGTTACCGGTGGTCAAGATGTCACGGGCGATCAGACGGTTACGGGCGACTCTACCATCAACGGCGATCAGCATGTCACCGGCTCCACCACGACCGACGGTGATCAAAATGTTGGCGGCAGCCAGGACGTTACAGGTGACAGCCATGTCGGCGGCGATCAGACCGTTGACGGTAATCAAGATATTGGTGGCAATTTGACTGTAGAAGGAAATAGCACTACTAATGGCAACTCCACTATCCATGGAAATGAAACGATTGACGGGAATTTAACAACGAATGGGAATTCTACCACGCATGGAAATTCTACTGTCGATGGTAACGAAAATATCATGGGAGATAGTCATATTTGGGGTTCCCAAACCATTGATAAAGACCAGACGGTCGGTGGAGATCAAGATGTCGAAGGTGATTCGTCTATTCAAGGAAATCAAGAAGTCGGCGGCAACCAGGATGTCGTCGGAGACTCCCATATCCAAGGCAACCAGACTGTTGATAAGAACCAGACGGTCGGCGGTAATCAGGATGTTGTCGGTGATTCCCACATCCAGGGCAGCCAGACGGTCGATCAGAATCAGACCATCGGCGGTAATCAGGATGTCATCGGAGATTCTCACATCCAGGGCAGCCAGACCGTAGACCAGAATCAGACGGTTGGCGGTAACCAGGATGTCGTCGGTGACTCCCATATCCAGGGCAGCCAGACCGTAGACCAGAATCAGACCATCGGCGGTAATCAGGATGTTGTCGGTGATTCCCACATCCAGGGCAGCCAGACGGTCGATCAGAATCAGACCATCGGCGGTAATCAGGATGTCGTTGGTGATTCCCACATCCAAGGGAACCAGACCGTAGACCAGAATCAGACGGTTGGCGGTAACCAGGATGTCGTTGGTGATTCCCACATCCAAGGGAACCAGACCGTAGACCAGAATCAGACGGTTGGCGGTAACCAGGATGTCGTCGGAGACTCCCATATCCAGGGCAGCCAGACCGTAGACCAGAATCAGACCATCGGCGGTAATCAGGATGTTGTCGGTGATTCCCACATCCAGGGCAGCCAGACGGTCGATCAGAATCAGACCATCGGCGGTAATCAGGATGTCATCGGAGATTCTCACATCCAAGGCAACCAGACCGTAGACCAGAATCAGACCATCGGCGGTAATCAGGATGTCGTCGGAGACTCCCACATCCAAGGGAACCAGACCGTAGACCAGAATCAGACGGTTGGCGGTAACCAGGATGTCGTCGGTGACTCCCATATCCAGGGCAGCCAGACCGTAGACCAGAATCAGACCATCGGCGGTAATCAGGATGTTGTCGGTGACTCCCACATCCAAGGCAGTCAGACGGTCGATCAGAACCAGACCATCGGCGGCAATCAGGACATTATTGGTGATTCCCACATCCAAGGCAACCAGACGGTCGATCAGAACCAGACCATCGGCGGCAATCAGGATGTCGTCGGAGATTCCCACATCCAAGGGAACCAGACCGTAGACCAGAATCAGACGGTTGGCGGTAACCAGGATGTCGTCGGTGACTCCCATATCCAGGGCAGCCAGACCGTAGACCAGAATCAGACCATCGGCGGTAATCAGGATGTTGTCGGTGATTCCCACATCCAGGGCAGCCAGACGGTCGATCAGAATCAGACGATTGGTGGTAATCAGGATGTCGTCGGAGATTCCCACATTCAGGGCAACCAGACGGTCGATCAGAACCAGACCATCGGCGGCAATCAGGATGTTGTCGGTGACTCCCACATCCAAGGCAGTCAGACGGTCGATCAGAACCAGACCATCGGCGGCAATCAGGATGTCGTCGGAGATTCCCACATCCAAGGCAGCCAGACAGTCGATAAAGATCTTTCGGTAGGCGGCAACAGCCACATTAACGGAAATCAGGAAATTGATGGATGGCAGACGGTTCATGGTAATCAGGTAGTCAATGGGGATCAGGCCGTTGATGGACACTTGACAGTCAATGGCGGCGCGACTATCAGCGGCGACACCGTAATGAACGGCAACCAAGTTGTCAATGGAGACAGCACCATTACTGGCAATAGTTACGTAACCGGCAATCAGTCTGTCACGGGTAACAGCCATATCAGCGGCAGCCAGACCGTGGACGGGCAGCTGACCGTAAACGGCGGTGAAGTTATTAATGGAGATTCCACAATCAACGGAAATCAGACCGTCACCGGCGATTTCCAAGCATCCGGAAACGCTACAATCGGCGGTAATCTGGTAACCAGCGGTAACGCGGACATTTACGGCGACCAAACGGTATCCGGCAATTCTACTATTGGCGGAAATCAAACGGTAAACGGCCACTTCACTGCGAATAACGGAGAAAAGATTTATGGCAGTTCGGAAATCATCGGCGATTCCCATATCGCTGGAAGCCAGACCATCGACGGCAACCAAACTGTCGCAGGCAACAGCCATGTTCAGGGCAGCCAGGTCATTGATAAAAACCTTACCGTCAACGGCGATGGATATGTCAAAGGCAACCAGACAGTCGACGGCGATCAGCTGGTTCAAGGCAACGCTGCCGTTCAGGGCAGCATAGCCGTTGGCAAAGACCTTATTGTTAAAGGCAATGCCGAAGTTGATGGAAATCAGCTTGTCAAAGGCGATTCCGCTATCCAGGGCAGCCAAGCTATCGGCAAAGACCTCATTGTTCATGGTACGTCATACGTCCATGACACAAACGTTGACGGCAAGCTTAATGTATCCGGCTCCACCTCTCTTGGCGGAACCTTGGAAGTTACCGGCCCTGTACTTATGCACAGTGATGTTGCAGTCGGCGGGAACCATTATGTCGCAGGAAGCCAGGAAGTCCTCGGAAACGGCATATATCATGGCAGCGTAGCGGTAGGCAAAGACGTTATGGTCGGCGGCAGCGTAGTAGCTAACGGTAACGTAAGCGGTAATAATCTGTACGCTGCAAACGATGTCTTTATCGGCGGACAAAGCCTCAGCAGCCGGTTTGGCTCTCTTGACAGCCGCATTAGCAAAGTCGGCGCAGGTGCAGCCGCATTGGCAGGCCTCCATCCGCTCGATTACGACCCGCTCAATAAGTGGGACTTCGCAGCAGGCTACGGCCATTACAGCGGCGCTGACGCCGTAGCAATCGGCGCTTACTATCGGCCGAACGAAAATACGATGTTTAGTCTGGCCGGTACGGTTGGAAGCGACGAAGACATGCTGAATGCAGGACTTAGCATTAAATTCGGTCCCGGCACGGCAGGAAAATCCCGCGCAGAGCTGACAAAACAAGTTGCAGAAATGCAGGAACAAAACGCCAAACTCGCGCAGGAAGTACAGACGATGAAACAAGCGCTGTATGCACTGGTCGGTATGGTCGACATGACGAAAGTCAAGGAAATGCCGGATGTACCGCAGGATCACTGGGCGAAGGATGCTGTGGATCATCTAGCCGGCAATGGGGTCATTGAAGGATATCCTGATGGAACCTTTAAAGGTGACAAGACCATGACGCGCTATGAAATCGCAGAAATGCTGTACAAAGCCTTGCAAAAAGGCGCTCAGGTAGATCCTCAAATGCTCAAAGAATACGCACCGGAGCTGGAAGCGCTTCAAGGCCAGCACAAATAG
- the trbL gene encoding P-type conjugative transfer protein TrbL yields the protein MDFSNTTIFNDILVFFERASVTGMLNLQPHAKYLVGVLAIIDLCTTWTLYEGELRMSQMVSKIMKLGAFLFIIMNWAEINYAIMASFQYAGLTAANIPTDSVIQPSNIIDNGFKVVSNLMDGLSSVGMFNFGKALMYLITIGLVLVSFFFMAVQILITKIEFNVFASLAVILLPFGAVRYTNFLCQRCISAVFAFGVKLMVMYFMIGLIQSMAGTVEAIPEDAVTFADMLKQAVGYVVLGFLTWKIPNLAAMMIQGTPALDVSPAALKQYSQQAAGMPRSAASKAFSAYGNHRATLNTARIRAGVIPGTVGGTQIEPKGRSVGMEYMRELFRQNMANSMVGKSILRGANNSLYRSEDWVNWKTGKYKEDKQSNRNDYKDQN from the coding sequence ATGGACTTTTCAAATACCACAATATTCAACGATATTCTCGTCTTTTTCGAGCGAGCCAGTGTGACGGGCATGTTAAACCTTCAGCCCCATGCCAAATACTTGGTCGGCGTATTGGCGATTATTGACCTGTGCACGACTTGGACCTTATACGAAGGCGAACTTCGCATGAGCCAAATGGTCAGCAAAATTATGAAGCTTGGCGCATTTTTATTTATCATCATGAACTGGGCCGAAATCAACTACGCGATTATGGCCTCTTTCCAATATGCCGGCCTCACTGCCGCCAATATACCTACCGATTCCGTTATACAGCCTTCCAATATCATTGATAACGGCTTCAAAGTAGTTTCAAATCTCATGGACGGCTTGTCCAGCGTTGGCATGTTTAACTTTGGTAAAGCTCTCATGTACCTGATTACGATCGGCCTTGTTCTTGTCAGTTTTTTCTTCATGGCAGTTCAAATTCTCATTACAAAGATAGAATTTAACGTATTCGCCAGCCTAGCTGTTATTCTACTCCCCTTCGGTGCTGTCAGATACACCAATTTTCTCTGTCAGCGCTGCATATCTGCCGTCTTTGCCTTTGGTGTCAAGCTGATGGTCATGTACTTTATGATCGGCCTCATCCAGTCTATGGCCGGTACTGTAGAAGCCATCCCGGAAGATGCCGTAACCTTTGCGGACATGTTAAAACAGGCCGTCGGCTATGTTGTTCTCGGGTTCCTGACATGGAAAATCCCCAATCTTGCTGCCATGATGATCCAGGGCACGCCGGCCCTGGACGTTTCGCCAGCTGCCTTAAAGCAGTACAGCCAGCAAGCCGCCGGCATGCCCCGCAGCGCTGCCAGCAAAGCATTCAGCGCTTACGGCAACCATCGGGCTACCTTAAACACGGCCCGGATACGGGCAGGCGTCATCCCTGGTACAGTCGGCGGTACGCAAATCGAGCCCAAAGGCCGGTCCGTAGGCATGGAATACATGCGCGAATTGTTCCGGCAAAATATGGCAAACTCTATGGTCGGCAAATCCATCCTCCGCGGCGCCAACAATTCCTTGTATCGCTCTGAAGACTGGGTAAACTGGAAAACGGGCAAATATAAAGAGGATAAGCAGTCGAACCGCAACGATTACAAGGACCAGAACTGA
- a CDS encoding transglycosylase SLT domain-containing protein — protein sequence MEDRGSYSHHGLDVGIPEGTPIRAPFDGYAEGAPGSDYVYWVLVTSKNGDAWLFGDCAFESENCARGEVKAGDIIGYVGGAYDGPYGYSSGAHIHFEYHPFGYNNGMVDPTPYLQALGVSLDGYVGGDGDFSGGLYGKDDKGVPWGVEGMYEIGNDFNKVIKDFSTAANKAFTYLQQSIFAYLAALCIIDLALPILIGGMVISRQQLITKIMKYAGLMGILLCWQQFTDNIVLNFITSVAGTYNGGLDEISANMSQPQLLLQHGIRMIAPGLNKAASFTTYEFVNNISTVLTLYVFTFLVMGAFIFLALYVTMVYIEFYVSASLCTVTVPFAAWRMTQFLPEGSVGHMISCGLKLLLLSIMIGFCVTCIKDAQPQEIFQATTTQGVTSGTGQTIGPADLVAMADEKADKYGIPKNLFEAIIQTESSWNPQAVSLVGAQGLGQLMPDTAAELGCSDPFDPEQNLEASAKYVKQLYDMFGDWDLVLAAYNGGPGAISPGSPLPDWATDYINHVKSNLNGTYVSHSPITADQLTKYIRLCLAIFGLIFLTWKVPRSIMQHLGGPIELPRS from the coding sequence ATGGAAGACCGCGGTAGCTATAGCCATCATGGCCTCGACGTCGGTATCCCCGAAGGAACGCCCATACGAGCTCCCTTTGACGGTTATGCCGAAGGGGCTCCCGGCAGCGATTATGTGTACTGGGTATTAGTTACCAGTAAAAACGGCGATGCATGGCTGTTCGGGGACTGCGCCTTTGAATCGGAAAACTGCGCCCGCGGCGAAGTTAAGGCCGGCGACATCATCGGCTACGTAGGCGGCGCCTACGACGGCCCATATGGCTATTCCAGCGGCGCGCATATACACTTTGAATATCATCCCTTTGGCTATAATAACGGTATGGTAGATCCAACGCCATATCTGCAAGCATTAGGTGTAAGCCTCGACGGCTACGTTGGCGGCGACGGGGATTTTTCCGGCGGCCTGTACGGAAAAGACGATAAAGGCGTCCCCTGGGGCGTCGAAGGGATGTATGAAATCGGCAACGACTTTAACAAAGTCATCAAAGATTTTTCCACGGCTGCCAATAAAGCGTTTACCTACCTGCAGCAGTCCATCTTCGCCTACCTGGCAGCTCTTTGCATCATTGACTTGGCGCTGCCTATTCTCATCGGCGGTATGGTCATTTCCCGCCAGCAGCTTATTACTAAAATCATGAAATATGCCGGCCTAATGGGTATCCTCTTATGCTGGCAGCAGTTTACGGACAATATCGTCTTGAATTTTATTACATCCGTCGCCGGCACATATAACGGCGGCCTCGATGAAATCTCGGCCAATATGTCGCAGCCCCAGCTTCTCCTGCAGCACGGCATCCGCATGATAGCGCCGGGCCTCAACAAAGCGGCAAGCTTCACGACCTATGAATTTGTCAATAATATTTCTACTGTTCTGACTTTGTACGTCTTTACGTTTTTAGTGATGGGCGCGTTTATCTTTCTCGCCCTGTACGTCACCATGGTCTATATCGAGTTTTACGTCTCAGCCTCTCTCTGCACAGTCACCGTCCCATTTGCAGCCTGGCGCATGACCCAGTTCTTGCCCGAAGGCAGCGTTGGCCATATGATTTCCTGCGGCCTCAAACTACTGTTGCTGTCTATCATGATTGGCTTTTGTGTGACATGCATTAAAGACGCGCAACCCCAGGAAATTTTCCAGGCAACGACAACGCAGGGCGTAACCAGCGGTACCGGCCAGACGATCGGCCCGGCAGATCTCGTCGCCATGGCCGACGAAAAGGCAGATAAGTATGGTATCCCGAAAAATCTGTTTGAGGCCATTATCCAAACGGAAAGCAGCTGGAACCCGCAGGCCGTCAGCCTGGTCGGCGCCCAAGGCTTAGGACAGCTCATGCCGGACACGGCGGCAGAACTCGGCTGCAGCGATCCCTTTGACCCAGAACAAAACTTAGAAGCTTCTGCAAAGTACGTCAAGCAGCTCTATGACATGTTTGGCGATTGGGATCTAGTTCTGGCGGCTTACAACGGCGGTCCCGGAGCCATTTCACCGGGAAGCCCTCTTCCAGACTGGGCTACGGACTATATCAACCACGTAAAATCCAATCTGAATGGTACCTATGTCTCACACAGCCCAATCACGGCAGACCAGCTTACTAAATATATCCGGTTATGCCTGGCTATTTTCGGATTAATCTTTTTGACATGGAAAGTGCCGCGATCTATTATGCAGCACTTGGGAGGACCAATTGAATTACCACGTTCTTAA
- a CDS encoding S26 family signal peptidase gives MAAVFVATAAMLAANTFFGPIFYTNRTASAPRGIYLAVPGQLSYGDYAIVASPASIPDIHIQQGDLLLKKAAAFPGDTYEMTASRLAVNGRVYPVYHLPYLPTQPAGSYAVPEGTILFLNDPVISLDSRYFGPIPQANIKKKVVLLVNYDAIHSYF, from the coding sequence GTGGCTGCCGTCTTTGTGGCGACGGCAGCCATGCTAGCGGCCAATACCTTTTTTGGTCCTATCTTTTATACTAACAGGACGGCATCGGCGCCGCGCGGCATCTACCTTGCCGTACCCGGCCAGTTAAGCTACGGCGATTATGCTATCGTCGCGTCGCCGGCATCGATACCGGATATCCATATACAGCAAGGCGATTTGCTGCTAAAAAAAGCGGCTGCCTTTCCAGGCGATACGTATGAAATGACAGCCAGCCGCCTGGCCGTAAATGGCCGCGTCTATCCCGTGTATCACCTGCCGTACCTGCCGACGCAGCCTGCGGGCAGTTATGCCGTTCCGGAAGGCACTATCTTATTTCTCAACGACCCGGTCATTTCACTGGATTCGAGATATTTCGGGCCAATTCCCCAGGCTAATATAAAAAAGAAAGTCGTGTTGCTCGTCAATTACGATGCAATCCATTCATATTTTTAG
- a CDS encoding division plane positioning ATPase MipZ has product MILTVAHQKGGTGKSTLATNLAVELGAELLDLDKQHSSIIFNCKRIREGLPAISCYSIAESQCQFDYQQPVPEAHLPELFAWFKQKPGHLVVDVGGFDSPLNRKALFFADYILTPCAPSAVEIYGLQMFEEILEKAEEIADLHLVSHVVINNADTRSTKRIGDMQAYIHGKPNHFKLCQTIIGSRIAFKTAYEQGRSVSELLEESKSAKLKRKYQRSAEEINSLVHEITSDWEG; this is encoded by the coding sequence ATGATACTAACCGTAGCACATCAAAAAGGCGGTACTGGCAAATCCACGCTCGCGACAAATCTTGCGGTCGAGCTGGGCGCGGAGCTGCTGGATTTAGATAAGCAGCATTCAAGCATTATTTTTAACTGCAAGCGGATACGGGAAGGATTGCCGGCGATATCGTGTTATTCTATAGCAGAAAGCCAGTGCCAGTTTGACTATCAGCAACCAGTACCGGAAGCGCATTTGCCGGAATTGTTTGCCTGGTTCAAACAAAAACCGGGACATCTGGTTGTGGATGTGGGCGGTTTTGACAGCCCGCTGAACCGAAAAGCCCTGTTTTTTGCGGACTACATATTGACGCCATGCGCGCCGTCGGCTGTGGAAATCTACGGGCTGCAGATGTTTGAAGAAATTCTTGAAAAAGCAGAGGAAATCGCGGATCTGCATCTTGTCAGTCATGTTGTGATTAATAATGCCGATACGCGGAGCACGAAACGGATAGGGGATATGCAGGCGTATATCCATGGCAAACCTAACCATTTTAAACTGTGTCAGACGATTATTGGCAGCCGGATTGCATTTAAGACAGCGTATGAACAAGGCCGATCGGTGAGTGAACTCCTGGAAGAAAGCAAGAGCGCTAAACTAAAACGGAAATATCAGCGCAGCGCAGAAGAAATCAACTCATTAGTACATGAAATAACATCGGATTGGGAGGGATAA
- a CDS encoding helix-turn-helix domain-containing protein, translated as MDSDKKRELMLTSTETEIGKRFKAVRLSYGDDQITFAEKLGISQSYLSAIERGTRQPSVRVMKTLADMGFSIDWIYSGKSSDNLKSLKKRQADLAFIRDKLDAMTDDEVSFIRGWLEAFDSTHK; from the coding sequence ATGGATAGTGACAAGAAACGGGAATTGATGCTGACATCAACAGAAACAGAAATCGGCAAGCGGTTTAAAGCGGTTCGGTTAAGTTATGGGGACGACCAGATCACGTTTGCCGAGAAATTAGGAATCAGTCAATCCTATTTATCTGCCATTGAGCGGGGAACTCGGCAGCCATCGGTCCGAGTAATGAAGACCTTAGCGGATATGGGATTTTCCATCGACTGGATTTATAGCGGCAAGTCTTCAGATAATCTGAAGTCATTGAAAAAGCGGCAGGCGGACCTGGCGTTTATAAGAGACAAATTGGATGCCATGACAGATGATGAAGTGAGCTTCATCCGTGGCTGGCTGGAAGCATTTGATAGTACTCATAAATAA
- a CDS encoding DNA topoisomerase 3, with the protein MYTVYIAEKPDIARAIAAHIWPDATYQKNKYDITNGDTVICWCHGHILRPKEPEEYDTAYKSWSEYQIFPPQWGIVPMANEKELLTAIASYLKKADIVIHAGDPDREGQLLVDEVLRYCSYKGPVKRLLINAKDDVSMQRAFASMEDNKKYEPLYESALARQQADWLVGMNLTRAYTTNARKYGYDTVWRIGRVQIPTLALVVRREREINAFKSKTYYELLGTFAKDNIPFKAKLVPDEDLPIDEENRVLDEHVLKAVKEKVSQANATVETVEEKEGTKQPPLPHSLDTLQVLANKKLGLSPGETLATVQALYEKKYVTYPRSDCNYIPSSQKDDAQRILVMLQNYGLPAAITANPAITSKAFNDAKVTAHHAIIPTGVEPQDLNDKELKIYQLIAEYYCYQFYDPYRFKKVSFTIKAADCLFKGSGTLPITLGFMQIYGEKEKPEDNAVLPTLKPGDEVTADYAIAQKKTTPPKRFTEGTLLAAMTNIWRFIASDNPNREKLKEVKGIGTPATRDQIIAKLEATNGKGHKLEPYITKKGKSTELIPTPIGCALIDTIDQSLTYPDTTAVMEYELSNIASGKISRDAYITTVIDLVNRNVTHAETVVYPAPPGKKIFACPICKTGQLLRKYSAKHTMHFWICSNKDCISPVTKQTVFYEDHDGEPVLAFCPHDNAPLSRWKGKYGHFWKCRVCNSTYNDANGKPDFTKKKKSAK; encoded by the coding sequence ATGTACACAGTATATATTGCAGAAAAACCAGATATTGCCCGAGCTATCGCAGCCCATATTTGGCCCGACGCCACGTATCAAAAAAACAAGTATGATATTACAAACGGCGACACGGTTATCTGCTGGTGCCACGGCCACATCTTGCGTCCTAAAGAGCCAGAAGAATACGATACAGCTTACAAGTCCTGGTCAGAATACCAAATCTTTCCGCCACAATGGGGGATTGTCCCGATGGCCAACGAAAAGGAACTCCTTACTGCCATCGCATCGTATCTCAAAAAAGCGGACATCGTGATCCACGCCGGCGACCCAGACCGGGAAGGACAGCTCCTAGTCGATGAGGTCCTGAGATATTGTAGCTACAAAGGCCCGGTTAAACGCCTGTTAATCAACGCAAAAGACGACGTCAGCATGCAGCGGGCCTTCGCTTCCATGGAAGACAATAAAAAATATGAGCCACTATATGAATCGGCTCTAGCCCGCCAGCAAGCAGACTGGCTGGTCGGCATGAACCTGACCCGCGCCTATACGACCAATGCACGAAAATATGGTTATGATACGGTCTGGCGAATCGGGCGGGTACAGATCCCAACACTGGCTCTTGTCGTTCGCCGGGAACGGGAAATCAATGCATTCAAGAGCAAAACATATTACGAGCTGCTAGGCACATTTGCAAAAGACAATATCCCATTCAAAGCAAAACTCGTACCAGATGAGGACTTGCCTATAGACGAAGAAAACCGTGTTCTCGACGAACATGTCTTAAAAGCAGTCAAGGAAAAAGTCAGCCAGGCAAATGCAACGGTAGAAACGGTAGAAGAAAAAGAAGGGACAAAGCAGCCGCCACTCCCTCATTCGCTCGACACGCTGCAGGTCCTGGCAAATAAAAAATTGGGTCTGTCACCGGGAGAAACCCTGGCAACAGTCCAAGCCCTTTATGAAAAAAAATACGTTACCTATCCCCGGTCGGACTGCAACTACATCCCATCATCGCAAAAAGATGATGCCCAGCGCATCTTGGTCATGCTGCAGAACTACGGCTTGCCGGCAGCCATCACCGCCAATCCAGCCATTACTTCCAAAGCTTTTAATGACGCTAAAGTCACGGCTCACCATGCTATCATACCGACAGGCGTTGAACCGCAGGATTTGAATGACAAAGAACTTAAAATTTATCAGCTGATCGCCGAATATTACTGCTACCAATTTTATGATCCCTACCGGTTCAAAAAGGTCTCATTTACGATAAAAGCTGCCGACTGCTTGTTTAAGGGTTCCGGCACACTGCCCATTACATTGGGATTTATGCAAATATACGGAGAAAAGGAAAAGCCAGAAGACAATGCTGTCCTGCCAACACTCAAACCAGGTGATGAAGTAACTGCGGACTATGCCATCGCGCAAAAAAAGACAACGCCTCCAAAACGGTTCACGGAAGGCACGCTTCTTGCAGCGATGACCAACATCTGGCGGTTCATCGCATCGGATAACCCAAACCGAGAAAAACTCAAAGAAGTGAAAGGCATCGGCACACCGGCAACCCGCGATCAAATCATTGCCAAGTTAGAAGCTACAAATGGAAAAGGCCATAAATTAGAACCGTACATCACCAAAAAGGGAAAATCTACAGAATTAATCCCGACGCCTATTGGCTGCGCGCTCATCGATACGATCGACCAGAGCCTTACCTATCCGGACACCACAGCAGTCATGGAGTACGAGCTGTCAAATATCGCATCCGGCAAGATATCCCGAGACGCCTATATTACAACAGTCATCGACCTGGTAAACCGAAACGTCACGCACGCTGAAACGGTGGTATACCCGGCGCCGCCAGGCAAAAAAATCTTTGCCTGCCCCATTTGCAAAACCGGGCAGCTCCTTCGCAAATATTCCGCCAAGCATACCATGCACTTCTGGATATGCAGCAATAAAGACTGCATATCGCCGGTCACCAAGCAGACCGTCTTTTACGAAGACCATGACGGCGAGCCAGTCCTGGCCTTCTGCCCTCACGACAATGCCCCTCTGTCCCGCTGGAAAGGGAAGTACGGGCATTTTTGGAAATGCAGGGTCTGCAATAGCACATATAACGATGCTAACGGTAAACCGGATTTCACTAAAAAGAAAAAATCAGCTAAATAA